One segment of Pyricularia oryzae 70-15 chromosome 3, whole genome shotgun sequence DNA contains the following:
- a CDS encoding translocation protein SEC62, translating to MSEPQQGQMPPGMVRPTPEQIAAMQRQIAADAERAGMTVPEFIEHIKKQQMEMMRQQQQQQQQQQQGHEGHDNDDDEDHGHQQQQEGQGQPITPGPPNPLAIALANFLKSQDLKPRTCILNGERKDMFRVKRALRAIQSPAYEKARKKNPALPEVTDRASLENCFKLLPLSMLALRVNKVDPHEGHDHPPKKGKRVKGLWTVRIEPQQEAGDDMYYVWLYEGSQIMRKVYAALALVVIFAIVLYPLWPLFMRQGVYYLSWGFLMLLGLFFLMAIFRVILFCVTYFVLSPGLWLFPNLWEDVSFVDSFKPVWAWHETEKKKKKKSKAGTSGGSSKAGAAFAGATGQPLPASATTTATETMVATSPVERRGYTAPQVEELDDDE from the exons ATGTCGGAGCCCCAGCAGGGCCAGATGCCTCCAGGCATGGTCAGGCCAACCCCCGAGCAGATTGCTGCTATGCAGCGCCAAATCGCTGCTGATGCGGAACGAGCTGGCATGACGGTCCCCGAGTTCATCGAGCACATAAAGAAGCAGCAGATGGAGATGATgcgacagcaacagcagcagcagcagcagcagcaacagggcCACGAAGGCCACGATaacgatgatgatgaggacCATGGccaccagcaacagcaagAGGGCCAGGGTCAGCCTATCACCCCAGGCCCTCCCAATCCCCTCGCGATTGCGTTGGCCAACTTCTTGAAAAGCCAAGATCTCAAGCCCCGCACTTGTATTCTCAATGGCGAACGCAAGGACATGTTCAGAG TCAAACGTGCACTCCGCGCCATCCAATCCCCCGCATACGAAAAAGCCCGCAAGAAGAATCCCGCCCTCCCCGAGGTCACAGACCGCGCCTCGCTTGAGAACTGCTTCAAGCTGCTACCCCTCTCTATGCTGGCGCTGCGTGTAAACAAGGTCGACCCCCATGAGGGACACGACCACCCACCGAAGAAGGGGAAGCGTGTAAAGGGCTTGTGGACGGTGCGCATTGAGCCTCAGCAGGAAGCCGGCGATGATATGTACTATGTTTGGCTGTACGAAGGCAGCCAGATCATGCGCAAGGTGTACGCTGCTCTTGCCCTGGTCGTCATCTTTGCCATCGTTCTATACCCTCTGTGGCCTCTCTTTATGCGCCAGGGCGTCTACTACCTCAGTTGGGGTTTCCTGATGCTTCTTGGTCTCTTCTTCCTGATGGCGATTTTCCGGGTTATATTGTTTTGCGTTACATATTTTGTCCTGTCTCCTGGGCTTTGGCTGTTCCCCAACCTCTGGGAGGACGTTAGTTTCGTCGACAGTTTCAAGCCTGTGTGGGCATGGCACGAG accgagaagaagaaaaagaaaaagtccaAGGCAGGCACTTCAGGGGGTTCCTCCAAGGCGGGAGCGGCCTTCGCTGGCGCAACTGGTCAGCCTCTGCCTGCTTCAGCCACAACGACAGCAACAGAAACTATGGTCGCCACCAGCCCGGTCGAGAGAAGAGGCTATACCGCGCCGCAGGTGGAGGAACTCGACGATGACGAGTAG
- a CDS encoding phospholipase D active site-containing protein: protein MHKFLQKLEDKVDQLLGQEQEEHSHTNEGACDTSHPVEHTNNRYHSFSPQTSGTPKWYVDGASYFWAVSHALEEARESIYILDWWLSPELYLRRPPARNEQYRLDRMLQAAAERGVQIRVVVYKEVPQALTLNSAHTKHWLEGLHPNIKVFRHPDHTPNANDVRTELADSFQNISLGSFKLSTLPIDTLKSIYGTADDIVLYWAHHEKLLIVDNHVAFMGGLDMCFGRYDTNSHPIADVHPGDLEKIVFPGQDYNNARVYDFENVDRWENNKLDRTKNSRMGWSDISISLSGNIVGSLLIHFAERWNYLYEKKYRTRTDRDYKPLDVPGAHAPPAPGLLPEGEHFFGGLHRHFHRHFDRYLQGQDSAQEHHNRSAGEGRNADGGNEAHIQLTRSATQWSSGLATEHSIANAYIDAITNAQHFVYIENQFFITATGNNQRPVENQLGAAIVNRIVRAHQNNEVFHIFVLMPAVPAFAGDLKSDGALGTRAIMEYQYNSISRGGHSIMEVARQRGVDDPSRYITFYNLRNYDRINTSETMRQAESQSGVQYEAARREFDDNAERHHDMREQNEGRYGDQYRRYQDAASKAEDRSWDTISACYMDGGPDIHSVPWHGSPKSELDAFVSEELYIHSKVLIADDRLVICGSANLNDRSQLGNHDSEIAVVIEDPTPVRSRMNDQDFIASRFATSLRRQLFRKHLGLLPDQKCDRPDANWTPVTRDPNRYDWDSPADALVQDPMGPRFLELWRNTARTNTEVFSKAFHNVPNNAVRTWDDYDNFFSRHFIIPGAEAKEGDEHHDVDNSGKVNYGHVVRDEFPGGVAELKDWLSRIRGSLVEMPLDFLVDVPEMAKQGLSLNAFTDELYT, encoded by the exons ATGCACAAGTTCCTACAGAAGCTCGAAGATAAAGTCGACCAGCTACTGGGCCAGGAGCAAGAGGAGCACTCCCACACTAATGAGGGAGCATGCGACACTTCTCATCCTGTAGAACACACCAACAATCGTTATCACTCGTTCAGCCCTCAGACATCTGGAACCCCCAAGTGGTACGTGGACGGCGCGTCGTATTTCTGGGCCGTCTCTCATGCTCTAGAAG AGGCAAGAGAGAGTATCTACATTCTAGACTGGTGGTTGAGTCCCGAGCTCTACTTGCGTCGACCCCCCGCCCGCAATGAGCAGTACCGCCTGGACCGTATGCTTCAAGCTGCGGCAGAACGGGGCGTGCAAATAAGGGTTGTCGTTTACAAGGAAGTACCCCAGGCATTGACAT TGAACTCGGCA CACACGAAACATTGGCTGGAAGGACTTCATCCCAATATCAAAGTTTTCCGTCACCCTGACCACACTCCGAATGCCAATGACGTCCGCACTGAGCTTGCAGACTCGTTCCAAAACATTTCTTTGGGCTCATTCAAGCTTTCCACCCTACCCATAGACACCCTCAAGAGTATATATGGCACAGCAGACGACATTGTTCTTTACTGGGCACACCATGAAAAGCTTCTGATTGTGGACAATCATGTTGCGTTCATGGGAGGGCTGGATATGTGCTTCGGCAGATATGACACCAACAGCCACCCCATCGCCGACGTTCACCCCGGAGATCTAGAGAAGATTGTCTTCCCCGGACAAGACT ACAACAACGCCAGA GTCTATGACTTTGAAAATGTAGACAGGTGGGAGAACAACAAACTGGATCGCACCAAAAACTCCAGGATGGGCTGGTCCGATATTTCCATCAGTTTGAGCGGCAACATTGTCGGGAGCCTCCTCATTCATTTTGCAGAGCGCTG GAACTATCTCTATGAAAAGAAGTACAGGACTAGGACTGATCGTGACTACAAACCCCTTGATGTACCTGGGGCGCACGCGCCCCCAGCACCAGGTCTTTTGCCCGAGGGCGAGCACTTCTTTGGCGGTCTTCATCGCCACTTCCACCGCCACTTTGACCGTTACCTCCAGGGCCAAGACAGCGCACAGGAGCACCACAATCGCAGTGCCGGCGAAGGTCGGAATGCCGATGGTGGCAATGAAGCCCATATACAGCTCACCAGGAG TGCTACTCAATGGAGCTCTGGGCTAGCAACAGAGCACTCGATAGCTAACGCCTACATCGACGCCATTACTAACGCCCAGCATTTTGTGTACATTGAGAACCAGTTCTTCATCACAGCTACGGGTAACAACCAACGACCGGTGGAGAACCAACTTGGTGCAGCTATTGTGAATCGTATAGTGCGGGCGCATCAGAACAACGAGGTGTTCCACATATTCGTCTTGATGCCAGCGGTCCCTGCCTTTGCAGGCGATCTGAAATCGGACGGTGCCTTGGGAACTCGTGCAATCATGGAGTATCAATACAACAGCATCTCCCGTGGTGGTCACAGCATCATGGAGGTAGCGCGGCAACGAGGCGTCGATGATCCCAGCCGCTATATTACGTTCTACAACCTGCGGAACTATGACCGTATCAACACCAGCGAAACAATGCGGCAGGCGGAATCGCAGAGTGGCGTTCAGTATGAAGCTGCTCGCCGGGAATTTGACGATAATGCCGAGAGGCATCACGATATGCGTGAACAAAACGAGGGACGCTACGGTGATCAGTACCGCCGATACCAAGATGCTGCCTCGAAGGCGGAGGATCGCAGC TGGGACACTATAAGCGCCTGTTACATGGACGGCGGCCCAGATATTCACAGCGTCCCCTGGCACGGTAGCCCTAAATCCGAGCTGGACGCCTTTGTCTCGGAGGAGCTTTACATTCACTCCAAGGTTCTCATTGCTGATGACCGTCTTGTTATATGCGGCTCTGCCAACCTCAACGATCGCTCACAACTGGGTAACCACGATTCGGAAATCGCCGTTGTCATCGAGGATCCCACACCCGTGCGCTCCCGTATGAACGATCAGGATTTCATTGCCTCCCGATTTGCCACCTCACTGCGCCGCCAGCTCTTCCGCAAACACCTAGGCCTTCTTCCCGACCAAAAGTGCGACCGACCCGATGCCAACTGGACCCCGGTGACCAGGGACCCCAACCGGTACGACTGGGACTCACCCGCGGACGCCCTGGTGCAGGACCCTATGGGCCCGCGATTCCTGGAGCTTTGGCGCAACACGGCGCGCACCAACACCGAGGTCTTCAGCAAGGCATTCCACAATGTTCCCAACAACGCCGTGCGAACTTGGGACGATTACGATAATTTCTTCTCGCGACACTTTATCATCCCTGGCGCAGAAGCCAAGGAGGGAGACGAGCATCACGACGTGGACAACTCAGGCAAGGTCAATTACGGCCACGTCGTGCGGGACGAGTTCCCTGGTGGTGTGGCGGAGCTCAAGGACTGGCTCTCCCGCATCAGGGGCTCCCTGGTCGAGATGCCACTGGATTTTCTTGTCGATGTTCCCGAGATGGCTAAGCAGGGTCTATCTCTGAATGCATTCACAGACGAGCTGTACACCTAA